A genomic window from Silene latifolia isolate original U9 population chromosome Y, ASM4854445v1, whole genome shotgun sequence includes:
- the LOC141630141 gene encoding uncharacterized protein LOC141630141: MNVLTLRNGKVLEDTTKPKGSSAVNNEVIEIEDESKVMEEIVVEETQANKKEASLTPSRVYVPPVPFPQRLAKAKLEQKHGKFLEILKGKHFNIPFLDEISEIPSYGKFLKELLLSKKKLGARASVSLMPLSILKKLEMMDLNPTRVSLQLADRSVKFPLGVVEDVPLATGKLVIPCDFFVMDIPEDTQVPIILGRPCLATVGAMIDVKSGKLFLQVGEDKVKFELSKTMSGPSMGDSCYRVDVLEEYLSEASIQPTSSDLLQDCLTNSDSDDIEILAYMLGSLIPPHLTLLSLHLRLCWYLV, from the exons ATGAATGTTTTGACTCTAAGGAATGGGAAGGTACTTGAAGATACTACTAAGCCTAAGGGTAGTAGTGCTGTCAATAATGAAGTGATTGAGATTGAGGATGAGAGTAAGGTGAtggaggagattgttgttgaaGAGACGCAAGCTAATAAGAAGGAAGCTTCACTAACTCCATCTAGAGTGTATGTGCCACCAGTACCTTTTCCTCAAAGGTTAGCCAAGGCAAAGTTGGAGCAAAAGCACGGTAAGTTTCTAGAGATTCTAAAGGGCAAGCACTTCAATATTCCTTTTTTAGATGAAATTTCTGAGATTCCCTCATATGGGAAGTTTCTTAAGGAGCTTCTATTAAGCAAGAAGAAGCTCGGGGCAA gggctagtgttagcCTTATGCCTTTGTCGATTTTAAAGAAGCTGGAAATGATGGACTTGAATCCGACTAGAGTTTCACTGCAATTGGCTGATCGGTCAGTCAAATTTCCACTTGGGGTCGTTGAAGATGTCCCATTAGCTACTGGGAAACTTGTAATTCCATGTGATTTCTTTGTTATGGACATTCCCGAGGACACCCAAGTACCCATTATCTTGGGGCGTCCATGTTTAGCCACTGTTGGGGCTATGATTGATGTGAAGAGTGGTAAGCTCTTCTTGCAAGTTGGTGAAGACAAAGTGAAATTTGAACTTAGCAAGACCATGAGTGGTCCTTCTATGGGTGATAGTTGCTATCGAGTTGATGTCTTAGAAGAGTACTTGTCTGAGGCTTCTATTCAGCCTACTTCATCTGATTTGTTGCAAGACTGTCTCACCAATTCTGATTCTGATGATATAGAGATTTTAGCATATATGCTTGGATCCTTGATTCCTCCCCATCTCACTCTACTGAGCCTCCACTTGAGGCTTTGCTGGTATCTGGTATAG